A portion of the Mustela erminea isolate mMusErm1 chromosome 19, mMusErm1.Pri, whole genome shotgun sequence genome contains these proteins:
- the NRN1L gene encoding neuritin-like protein isoform X1, whose protein sequence is MMHGYCSCHHCQRLPRASGVLGLLQLLLPLGGSQSRWIPRCARWFPWVPLTLSHVPRAHAGKQAPGGLAVKGGRAAHPINHSPPPPLVLVSPLAAAATGPGGCDTIYQGFAECLIRLGDGMGLGGELDTVCRSWNDFHVCASQVLLRCPEEAAAVWESLQQEARQAPHPDNLHVLCGTPVRIREHGIGPETNQETLQARASAPTPAPTPPLLAAALALACLLGPLA, encoded by the exons ATGATGCACGGCTACTGCTCCTGTCACCACTGCCAGAGACTGCCCCGAGCTTCCGGTGTGCTGGGGCTGTTGCAGCTGTTGCTACCGCTCG GGGGGAGCCAAAGCAGGTGGATCCCCAGATGTGCCCGTTGGTTCCCTTGGGTGCCTCTGACGCTGAGTCACGTCCCCCGAGCACATGCAGGTAAACAAGCCCCTGGGGGCTTGGCGGTGAAGGGGGGCAGGGCTGCTCATCCTATCAAccactctccacccccacccctagtCCTTGTATCTCCCCTGGCAGCAGCTGCAACGGGCCCAGGGGGCTGTGACACCATATACCAGGGGTTTGCTGAGTGTCTCATCCGCTTGGGGGACGGCATGGGCCTTGGAGGCGAGCTGGACACTGTCTGCAG GTCTTGGAATGACTTCCACGTCTGTGCCTCCCAAGTCCTGTTGCGCTGCCCAGAGGAGGCTGCTGCTGTGTGGGAGTCACTACAGCAAGAAGCTCGCCAGGCCCCGCACCCAGACAACTTGCATGTTCTCTGCGGCACCCCTGTGCGTATCAGGGAGCATGGCATAGGCCCTGAGACCAACCAGGAGACGCTGCAGGCAAGAGCATCTGCACCCACCCCAGCCCCGACGCCCCCACTGCTGGCAGCTGCTCTGGCGCTCGCCTGCCTCCTGGGGCCTCTGGCCTAG
- the NRN1L gene encoding neuritin-like protein isoform X2, which produces MMHGYCSCHHCQRLPRASGVLGLLQLLLPLGGSQSRWIPRCARWFPWVPLTLSHVPRAHAVLVSPLAAAATGPGGCDTIYQGFAECLIRLGDGMGLGGELDTVCRSWNDFHVCASQVLLRCPEEAAAVWESLQQEARQAPHPDNLHVLCGTPVRIREHGIGPETNQETLQARASAPTPAPTPPLLAAALALACLLGPLA; this is translated from the exons ATGATGCACGGCTACTGCTCCTGTCACCACTGCCAGAGACTGCCCCGAGCTTCCGGTGTGCTGGGGCTGTTGCAGCTGTTGCTACCGCTCG GGGGGAGCCAAAGCAGGTGGATCCCCAGATGTGCCCGTTGGTTCCCTTGGGTGCCTCTGACGCTGAGTCACGTCCCCCGAGCACATGCAG tCCTTGTATCTCCCCTGGCAGCAGCTGCAACGGGCCCAGGGGGCTGTGACACCATATACCAGGGGTTTGCTGAGTGTCTCATCCGCTTGGGGGACGGCATGGGCCTTGGAGGCGAGCTGGACACTGTCTGCAG GTCTTGGAATGACTTCCACGTCTGTGCCTCCCAAGTCCTGTTGCGCTGCCCAGAGGAGGCTGCTGCTGTGTGGGAGTCACTACAGCAAGAAGCTCGCCAGGCCCCGCACCCAGACAACTTGCATGTTCTCTGCGGCACCCCTGTGCGTATCAGGGAGCATGGCATAGGCCCTGAGACCAACCAGGAGACGCTGCAGGCAAGAGCATCTGCACCCACCCCAGCCCCGACGCCCCCACTGCTGGCAGCTGCTCTGGCGCTCGCCTGCCTCCTGGGGCCTCTGGCCTAG
- the NRN1L gene encoding neuritin-like protein isoform X3: protein MMHGYCSCHHCQRLPRASGVLGLLQLLLPLVLVSPLAAAATGPGGCDTIYQGFAECLIRLGDGMGLGGELDTVCRSWNDFHVCASQVLLRCPEEAAAVWESLQQEARQAPHPDNLHVLCGTPVRIREHGIGPETNQETLQARASAPTPAPTPPLLAAALALACLLGPLA from the exons ATGATGCACGGCTACTGCTCCTGTCACCACTGCCAGAGACTGCCCCGAGCTTCCGGTGTGCTGGGGCTGTTGCAGCTGTTGCTACCGCTCG tCCTTGTATCTCCCCTGGCAGCAGCTGCAACGGGCCCAGGGGGCTGTGACACCATATACCAGGGGTTTGCTGAGTGTCTCATCCGCTTGGGGGACGGCATGGGCCTTGGAGGCGAGCTGGACACTGTCTGCAG GTCTTGGAATGACTTCCACGTCTGTGCCTCCCAAGTCCTGTTGCGCTGCCCAGAGGAGGCTGCTGCTGTGTGGGAGTCACTACAGCAAGAAGCTCGCCAGGCCCCGCACCCAGACAACTTGCATGTTCTCTGCGGCACCCCTGTGCGTATCAGGGAGCATGGCATAGGCCCTGAGACCAACCAGGAGACGCTGCAGGCAAGAGCATCTGCACCCACCCCAGCCCCGACGCCCCCACTGCTGGCAGCTGCTCTGGCGCTCGCCTGCCTCCTGGGGCCTCTGGCCTAG
- the NRN1L gene encoding neuritin-like protein isoform X4, producing MMHGYCSCHHCQRLPRASGVLGLLQLLLPLAAATGPGGCDTIYQGFAECLIRLGDGMGLGGELDTVCRSWNDFHVCASQVLLRCPEEAAAVWESLQQEARQAPHPDNLHVLCGTPVRIREHGIGPETNQETLQARASAPTPAPTPPLLAAALALACLLGPLA from the exons ATGATGCACGGCTACTGCTCCTGTCACCACTGCCAGAGACTGCCCCGAGCTTCCGGTGTGCTGGGGCTGTTGCAGCTGTTGCTACCGCTCG CAGCTGCAACGGGCCCAGGGGGCTGTGACACCATATACCAGGGGTTTGCTGAGTGTCTCATCCGCTTGGGGGACGGCATGGGCCTTGGAGGCGAGCTGGACACTGTCTGCAG GTCTTGGAATGACTTCCACGTCTGTGCCTCCCAAGTCCTGTTGCGCTGCCCAGAGGAGGCTGCTGCTGTGTGGGAGTCACTACAGCAAGAAGCTCGCCAGGCCCCGCACCCAGACAACTTGCATGTTCTCTGCGGCACCCCTGTGCGTATCAGGGAGCATGGCATAGGCCCTGAGACCAACCAGGAGACGCTGCAGGCAAGAGCATCTGCACCCACCCCAGCCCCGACGCCCCCACTGCTGGCAGCTGCTCTGGCGCTCGCCTGCCTCCTGGGGCCTCTGGCCTAG